The Osmerus eperlanus chromosome 12, fOsmEpe2.1, whole genome shotgun sequence genome has a segment encoding these proteins:
- the LOC134031539 gene encoding tumor necrosis factor receptor superfamily member 13B: MVEVCSEGNYWDGLVKRCISCQMVCKQTQHIVRCTDYCVSQQCRAVSGQYYDRLLKKCLRCAEVCGSHPSECSHHCQTQGPVQPSLSPVIDTALPTAPHRGHSPPRGLPHSAVLIYSLLGLCLVLLLCTLSLALVVVLRRARARAPPSRPGVTANGDAQGCEGQVGQGPNQNGLSSQDRLMNPGGSQFKVLPSVRSPSPTETCECVHCFPDLRAPARGDNHQHPPPLSVYQATTAPCWGERTSLYPRNQGVELGSRVFPGRSCNTNAAHRIH; this comes from the exons ATGGTTGAAGTTTGTTCTGAGGGCAACTACTGGGATGGTCTGGTCAAAAGATGCATCTCTTGTCAGATGGTGTGTAAACAGACCCAGCACATTGTCAGATGTACAGACTACTGTG TTTCCCAGCAGTGCAGGGCAGTGTCTGGTCAGTACTATGACAGGCTTCTGAAGAAATGTCTGCGTTGTGCCGAAGTGTGTGGAAGTCACCCCTCCGAGTGCTCTCACCACTGTCAGA CCCAGGGACCAGTCCAGCCCTCTCTGAGCCCTGTGATTGACACGGCCCTACCGACTGCCCCCCATAGAGGGCACTCTCCACCCAGAGGCCTGCCCCATTCTGCTGTACTGATTTATTCTCTGCTGGGCCTGtgcctggttctgctgctgtGTACTTTGTCCTTGGCCCTGGTGGTGGTGCTGAGGAGAGCCAGGGCCAGGGCACCACCCTCCAGACCAGGGGTCACAGCAAATGGTGAtgcccagggatgtgagggcCAGGTGGGACAAGGGCCCAACCAGAACGGCCTGTCCTCTCAAG ACCGCCTAATGAACCCTGGTGGTTCTCAGTTCAAAGTGCTCCCATCTGTCCGGAGCCCGAGCCCCACTGAGACCTGTGAGTGTGTACACTGCTTCCCTGACCTCCGAGCACCGGCACGGGGGGACAaccaccagcaccccccccctctctctgtctaccaggCGACTACAGCCCCATGCTGGGGGGAGCGGACGTCTCTCTACCCCAGGAACCAGGGAGTGGAACTTGGGTCGAGGGTCTTCCCCGGGAGGTCATGCAATACGAACGCTGCCCACAGGATCCACTGA
- the cops3 gene encoding COP9 signalosome complex subunit 3, whose protein sequence is MASALEQFVNNVRQLSAQGQMTQLCELINKSGELLAKNLSHLDTVLGALDIQEHSLGVLAVLFVKFSMPNIPDFETLFSQVQLFISTCNGEHVRYATDTFAGLCHQLTNALVERKQPLRGVGVLKQAIDKMQMNTNQLTSVHADLCQLCLLAKCFKPVLPFLEQDMMDICKENGAYDAKHFLCYYYYGGMIYTGLKNFERALYFYEQAITTPAMAVSHIMLEAYKKYILVSLILHGKVQQLPKYTSQIVGRFIKPLSNAYHELAQVYATNNPAELRSLVNRHGETFTRDNNTGLVKQCLSSLYKKNIQRLTKTFLTLSLQDMASRVQLSGPQEAEKYVLHMIEDGEIYASINQKDGMVCFHDNPEKYNNPAMLHKIDQEMLKCIELDEKLKSMDQEITVNPQFVQKSMGTQEDDVGSKTSSYS, encoded by the exons ATGGCTTCAGCCTTGGAGCAGTTCGTGAACAATGTGCGGCAGCTCTCCGCTCAAG GTCAGATGACTCAGCTGTGTGAACTGATCAACAAGAGTGGAGAGCTGCTAGCCAAGAATCTGTCCCACCTGGACACTGTGCTGGGGGCCCTGGACATCCAGGAGCACTCCCTAGGTGTGCTGGCTGTGCT GTTTGTAAAATTTTCCATGCCAAACATCCCTGACTTTGAGACACTCTTTTCCCAAGTCCAGCTCTTTATCAGCACTTGCAACGGGGAGCACGTCAGATATGCAACAGACACTT ttgCCGGCCTCTGTCATCAGTTGACAAATGCCCTTGTAGAACGAAAACAG CCATTGAGGGGTGTCGGTGTCCTAAAACAGGCAATAGACAAAATGCAGATGAACACAAACCAACTTACCTCAGTTCATGCAGACCTGTGTCAG CTGTGCTTGTTAGCTAAGTGCTTCAAGCCCGTCCTTCCCTTTCTGGAGCAGGACATGATGGACATCTGTAAGGAGAACGGCGCCTATGATGCCAAGCACTTTCTATGTTACTACTATTACGGAGGCATGATCTACACAGGTCTCAAGAACTTTGAAAGAGCACTGTATTTTTATGAACAG GCAATAACCACTCCAGCCATGGCAGTGAGCCACATTATGTTGGAGGCCTACAAGAAGTACATCCTTGTGTCCCTCATCCTTCACGGCAAAGTGCAGCAGCTGCCCAAATACACCTCACAGATAGTGGGCAGGTTCATCAAG CCCCTGAGCAATGCCTACCACGAGCTGGCCCAGGTGTACGCCACCAACAACCCTGCCGAGCTCCGCAGCTTGGTCAACCGACACGGCGAGACGTTCACCCGGGACAACAACACAGGCCTGGTCAAACAGTGCTTGTCTTCCCTCTACAAGAAGAACATCCAGAGGCTAACGAAG aCGTTCCTGACACTGTCCTTACAGGACATGGCCAGCCGAGTGCAGCTGTCTGGCCCCCAGGAGGCTGAGAAGTACGTCCTGCACATG ATTGAAGATGGTGAGATCTATGCTAGTATCAACCAGAAGGATGGCATGGTCTGTTTCCACGACAACCCAGAAAAATACAACAACCCTGCTATGCTCCACAAAATTGACCAAGAG ATGTTAAAGTGTATAGAGCTGGATGAGAAACTAAAGTCCATGGATCAAGAAATCACAGTAAACCCGCAGTTTGTGCAGAAG AGTATGGGAACCCAGGAGGATGATGTCGGCAGCAAAACATCAAGTTATTCCTGA
- the usp22 gene encoding ubiquitin carboxyl-terminal hydrolase 22, which translates to MSPGGCPHVNSFKVDNWKQNLRVIYQCFVWSGSAETRKRKAKSCICHMCGAQLNRLHSCLYCVFFGCFTKKHIHEHAKNKRHNLAMDLLYGGIYCFVCQDYIYDKDMEQIAKEEQRKAWKWQGVGEKYSTWEPTKRELELLRPNPKRRKITTNCTIGLRGLINLGNTCFMNCIVQALTHTPLLRDFFLSDRHKCEMQANSCLVCEMSQLFQEFYSGHRSPHIPFRLLHLVWTHARHLAGYEQQDAHEFLIAALDVLHRHCKDDNGKKANNPNHCNCIIDQIFTGGLQSDVTCQVCHGVSTTIDPFWDISLDLPGSSTPFWPLSPGNDGTLLNGESHMSGATTLTDCLRRFTRPEHLGSSAKIKCSSCHSYQESTKQLTMKKLPIVACFHLKRFEHSAKLRRKITTYVSFPLELDMTPFMASSKESRMNGQYQQTVDPFNNDNKYCLFAVVNHQGTLESGHYTTFIRQHKDQWFKCDDAIITKATIKDVLDSEGYLLFYHKQFLEYE; encoded by the exons ATGAGTCCCGGCGGGTGCCCTCATGTGAACAGTTTTAAAGTGGATAACTGGAAACAAAATCTACGGGTTATTTACCAATGCTTTGTGTGGAGCGGATCAGCCGAAACCAGGAAACGCAAg GCCAAGTCGTGTATCTGTCACATGTGCGGCGCTCAGCTGAACCGGCTCCACTCCTGCCTCTACTGCGTCTTCTTCGGCTGCTTCACCAAGAAACACATCCACGAGCACGCCAAGAACAAACGGCACAacctgg ctaTGGATTTACTATATGGGGGAATATACTGTTTTGTGTGCCAGGACTACATATATGACAAAGACATGGAACAGATCGCCAAAGAGGAACAAAGGAAAGCATGGAAATGGcaag gggtgggggagaagtACTCGACGTGGGAGCCCAccaagagagagctggagcTCCTCAGACCCAACCCCAAGAGGAGGAAAATCACCACCAACTGcaccatag GGCTGAGAGGGCTGATCAACCTGGGCAACACGTGCTTCATGAACTGCATCGTccaggccctcacacacacccctctgctcAGGGACTTCTTCCTGTCCGACAGACACAAGTGTGAGATGCAGGCCAACTCCTGCCTGGTGTGTGAGATGTCCCAGCTGTTCCAGGAG TTCTACTCGGGGCACCGCTCGCCCCACATTCCCTTCCGCCTGCTGCACCTGGTGTGGACTCACGCACGCCACCTGGCGGGCTACGAGCAGCAGGACGCCCACGAGTTCCTCATCGCAGCGCTGGACGTGCTGCACCGACACTGCAAGG ATGACAATGGGAAGAAGGCCAACAACCCAAACCACTGCAACTGCATCATCGACCAAATCTTCACCGGGGGCCTGCAGTCAGACGTCACCTGTCAAGTCTGCCA tggTGTTTCCACGACCATCGACCCATTCTGGGACATCAGTCTGGACCTGCCGGGCTCCTCCACGCCCTTCTGGCCCCTCAGCCCCGGCAACGACGGCACCCTGCTCAACGGAGAGAGTCACATGAGCGGAGCCACCACCCTCACTGACTGTCTGCGCAG GTTCACCCGGCCCGAGCACCTAGGGAGCAGCGCCAAGATTAAGTGCAGCAGTTGCCATAGCTACCAAGAGTCCACCAAACAGCTGACTATGAAGAAGCTCCCCATCGTTGCCTGTTTCCACCTCAAA aggtTTGAGCACTCTGCCAAGCTGAGGAGGAAGATTACTACTTACGTCTCCTTTCCTTTGGAACTGGACATGACCCCTTTCATGGCCTccag TAAAGAGAGCAGGATGAATGGTCAGTACCAGCAGACTGTCGACCccttcaacaacgacaacaa GTACTGTCTGTTTGCGGTGGTGAACCACCAGGGCACCCTGGAGAGCGGCCACTACACCACCTTCATCCGCCAGCACAAGGACCAGTGGTTCAAGTGTGATGACGCCATCATCACCAAAGCAACCATCAAGGACGTGTTGGACAGCGAGGG gtaccTGCTGTTCTACCACAAACAGTTCCTGGAGTACGAATAG